TTTGTTACATCATTAGCACTGCGTTTGGCAGTTGTTTTGACTGATCTTAAAGGTTGGAAATGCATTATTAATGCTAATATCCAGGCTGCAAATATGTCAATAAGAGACTTAGTTCATTTCATGGGAAGCAAGAAAAGTTGTTTGTACAGTTCTGTACGGAGATACATTTGTAAACTTCAAACGCCTGTTTCTTCTCAAGTGACTAGTTCTGGCCAGGCAGATGATCGATTCTTGATCATTGCTAGTGCTACAACTTTGGCTTTGCGGCCATTTCATGTTGCAGGCTTAGTTGTAAACACTAATTGCTTAGAGGAAGTGCAGAACGCTGCCGAGCAGTTTTGTATTTTTCTACTTACAATTCCTTGGTTTGCTCAAAAGTTACCAGCAGTGCTAATACCAGCTCTGAGACATATGTCTGTTTTGTCAGCTTGTTTAAGGGTTCTGCTGGTAAGTTTGGGTAATAAgaatctttttcctatttttatcaCAATCTTATTAGGGTAAATTCTTACTTTCAATTTTTGCTCATATCATACTATTAAATTGAATAAGCAGATATATATTGTGGAAgaatagttgttttttttttttttttcctcaaggTGGCCTTAATGAGTTTCTGCTTTTTGGACCATTCATAGAATCATAGTGCTTGTTTTGCCCACAGCTCATTGGAGCTTACCTACGCCAAAAAGCATAAACTAGGCCAAgcactaaaaaagaaaaaggcttTTGAAGTCCAATAAGAATCTAAAAGCTCTTTTTCAAGAAGTTTCACAGTTAAGGCTTTTTAGAAAAGCCTCCTTTTCAATAAGCTCTACCTTGGCCAGACTAGGACATAGAAGTCTGTACTTttgggaaaaataaaatacttagtaATTCATGTATTATAAGGATGCTTTCATGGCATTACTTTTTCTAGTTATGCCTGTCTTCTCCATGATTTTGTTTCAGTTGAACTTTTGTGATTGCccatcctagtattattatctGTTGAATTTCTGGAATTTCTGTAATTTCCCAtcctactactactattactactactactactactactactagtactgctgctgctgcttctgCTTTATTGGTGTTAGAGCATGAAAGGACTGATAAGCTTTGGCAGGTGATGGCAGATGTCAAGGGAGGGAATCTTAAAAGAAATGTCTTGTGCTGTTAAGATGACAACTACCCACCAAAACAGGGTGATGCCACAGGTTGGTTGGGCTCTGGCAAACATTATATACCTTGCTACAATGTGTGAGAAGAATGCATTGGATTCTGGAAAGTTTGCCCCTGGCTTAGACCATGCATCCTATGTACATGTTGTGATTGCTCTGGCAGAGAACCTATTGACTTGGCTTGAAAAGGTTGGATGGCTAAGAAAGGACCAAGAAGTCCTGGATGATTGTCATACTTCTGCTGAATCCCTTGATAACTTTTTGCATGAGGCTGAGACAACTGCTGGATCCCTAAAGATGTCATATTCGGACCTTCTTAAGCCTGTTTGTCAGCAGGGGCATCTGATGAAACTTGTATCATTTAACAAAGATACTTTTGTTAAGAAGGATGATAATCTGCCAGCAATCAGCATGGAGTCTCCTAGATGTTGTGAGTTGCTTGATGTTGCTTATTATTACTCATGCATGCTTAGAATATATTCAGCTCTGAATACAGTGCATGGAGCATTGCCAGTTCTGAATATGCTATCATTTACTCCTGGATTTCTTTCTAATTTGTGGGGTGCTctagaaaaaaatttattccctGGAAAAGATTATGTTGCTGAGAGTGCTTCAAATCAAAATAAAGTTGGTGAAAGCAATTTTCATGAAGTGTCTGCAGGAAAGCAAAAACATTTTGCTAAAGACAGTGGCAGCAAATGGGTTGATGTAATTCAGAAAATCACAGGAAAATCACAAACAGAATCAAAAACTGCAAACATGGCAGATGGAATTTCTGGTTCTAACTCAATTGATGAGCATTGTTCTGATATCTGGGATATTGAACCACTAAGGAAGGGTCCTGATGGCATATCAAAAGATACTAATTGTCTGCTTCATCTCTTCTGTGCCAGCTATTCACACCTGCTCTTAGTTCTTGATGACATTGAGTTTTATGAGAGACAGGTTAGATCCATACCTTCTTTGCTTCtaccctcccccccccccccccccccccccccccccccccccccccccccccccccccccccccccccccccccccccccccccccccccccccccccccccccccccccccccccccccccccccccccccccccccccccccccccccccccNNNNNNNNNNNNNNNNNNNNNNNNNNNNNNNNNNNNNNNNNNNNNNNNNNNNNNNNNNNNNNNNNNNNNNNNNNNNNNNNNNNNNNNNNNNNNNNNNNNNNNNNNNNNNNNNNNNNNNNNNNNNNNNNNNNNNNNNNNNNNNNNNNNNNNNNNNNNNNNNNNNNNNNNNNNNNNNNNNNNNNNNNNNNNNNNNNNNNNNNNNNNNNNNNNNNNNNNNNNNNNNNNNNNNNNNNNNNNNNNNNNNNNNNNNNNNNNNNNNNNNNNNNNNNNNNNNNNNNNNNNNNNNNNNNNNNNNNNNNNNNNNNNNNNNNNNNNNNNNNNNNNNNNNNNNNNNNNNNNNNNNNNNNNNNNNNNNNNNNNNNNNNNNNNNNNNNNNNNNNNNNNNNNNNNNNNNNNNNNNNNNNNNNNNNNNNNNNNNNNNNNNNNNNNNNNNNNNNNNNNNNNNNNNNNNNNNNNNNNNNNNNNNNNNNNNNNNNNNNNNNNNNNNNNNNNNNNNNNNNNNNNNNNNNNNNNNNNNNNNNNNNNNNNNNNNNNNNNNNNNNNNNNNNNNNNNNNNNNNNNNNNNNNNNNNNNNNNNNNNNNNNNNNNNNNNNNNNNNNNNNNNNNNNNNNNNNNNNNNNNNNNNNNNNNNNNNNNNNNNNNNNNNNNNNNNNNNNNNNNNNNNNNNNNNNNNNNNNNNNNNNNNNNNNNNNNNNNNNNNNNNNNNNNNNNNNNNNNNNNNNNNNNNNNNNNNNNNNNNNNNNNNNNNNNNNNNNNNNNNNNNNNNNNNNNNNNNNNNNNNNNNNNNNNNNNNNNNNNNNNNNNNNNNNNNNNNNNNNNNNNNNNNNNNNNNNNNNNNNNNNNNNNNNNNNNNNNNNNNNNNNNNNNNNNNNNNNNNNNNNNNNNNNNNNNNNNNNNNNNNNNNNNNNNNNNNNNNNNNNNNNNNNNNNNNNNNNNNNNNNNNNNNNNtccccccccccccccccccctcccccaacCCCACCCTACCACACCAATGCATGCAGTCCCTTCCATAAAGAATaagaaacaatttttaatatttatctgGGAGATTTTgaccaataaaaaaaatgttggatGAATTAGGTCCCTTTTGTATTGGAGCAGCAACGCAAAATTGCGTCAGTACTTAACACATTGGTGTACAATGCCTTGTCCCTCAATATTGGTGCTCAAAATAGGCCACTAATGGATTTTGCTGTCAAATGCCTGCATTTGTTATATGAAAGAGATTGCAGGCACCAGTTTTGTCCACCTGCTTTGTGGCTTTTACCAGGTAGAATAAATCGCCCTCCAATTGCTGTAGCTGCTAGGACTCATGAAGTTTTGGCAGCTACTACAAATGATGTTTCAGCCTCTCTGACAATTGATTCTGTCATTACAACTACACCACATGTCTTTCCATTTGAAGAGAGGTGAGTTTTGACATTAAAATTCATCCAAAGTTCTCCCATTTCATTGTCATTTTCCTgcttccttttttattttacattttagcACCTGGAATATTTGTAGTGCAGTTCCAGGGTGCCTAAAATTGCACTTTATGAATTGTGTTTGAGTAAAAGCCTATTGAAATTTTAGACCAACTTGGTATCACCATATCCTGCTATTTGAGAAATAATGTACATATATGCTTTTCTTCTCACCTCAGCAGAAAATAGCTAGTATGGCCATATTTAACACGAAATACATTGGGTTTTGAAGTCATTATTCAGATGTGTGCAGTTCATTTTTGGAGTCATTCTAACATTTTACTCTCATTAACTGTATTACTTTTGTATCCTCTGCTTAAATTGCATGCTGCAATTGTATAAAAAGAATGTTAATATTCAtgtctttacttttgtttttcatGCTAAACAGTTTCTGTTGTGCCCTCTGGCTTTAACAGGGTTGAAATGTTTAGAGAATTTATCAACATGGATAAAGTGTCTAGAAGAATGGCTGGTGAGGTTGTAGGTCCAGGTCCACACTCAGTAGAAATTGTTATTCGCCGTGGTCATGTTTTTGAAGATGGATTTCAACAAATAAATTGCCTTGGGTCCAGACTAAAGTCTAACATCCATGTTTCTTTTGTAAATGAATCTGGTCTTCCTGAGGCTGGCTTGGACTATGGTGGGTTATCTAAGGAATTCTTGACTGAAATAGCAAAAGCAGCGTTCTCACCTGAGTGAGTTCTCCGTGGTGCTTTACCTCTCTTTTACAACTTTTTCTGTTTAATAAGAATTCATATTCTTAAAATTGGTTATATCTTTAGGTGTGGTCTATTCATCCAGACTTCAACCTCAGACCGGCTTCTAATTCCTAATTCAGCTGCAAGGTTTTTAGAAAATGGTTTCCAGATGATTGAGTTTCTGGGAAAAATTGTTGGCAAGGCACTTTATGAAGGAATATTGTTGGACTATTCCTTTTCACATGTTTTTGTGCAGAAGTTATTGGGCCGCTATAGCTTTCTTGATGAATTATCAACACTTGACCCTGTTCTATATAGAAATCTCATGTATGTTAAGGTAAATGCTTTCGGATTcaagagaaaagaaattatagttGACCCTTGAGTGTGATGTTACTCTATAATGGAGCTGCATATCAACATTGCTAGTCATTGATTTAAAATGAATCTCAAGTTAATGTGCTAGCAGCTAGATGCTTTTTACTGCAACGAGGAACCCTTTTTtaaaggaagaaaaataaatccACTTTTTCTTGCTAAATAGAACTTGATAATACATTTTCTATTTGCTTGTTATTTTGATGCATGGTTACCTGGCCAATAGAGTGAAGTTCCATGCAAGGCTTGCATTTTAACTTGAGATTGTTTGGTGAAAAATTAGCTGTGTATGCAACTTGTTATTTACATTCTCTGTTGTAAATTGACCTTAGACCTCTCAGTAGAGGCAGCCGCCCGGCAGGAAGTAATACAACAATTTTTTCTAAAACTTTCTTAACAAATGTCTAAAACTAGTCAACAACCTGAAACATGGGAGATGCGATATATTGGCAGCGGGCTACCAAATTCAACTTTTTAATACTTAAAGCATCAGATGCGTATTTGCTAATGATTGTAGTGTTCATGAGAATTTCTAACACTTTACATGGTTAGTCCAGCATTATGAGGGTGATGTCAGAGAGCTTTCATTGGATTTCACAGTTACAGAAGAATCACTTGGAAAGAGGCATGTTATTGAGCTTAAACCTGGAGGCAAGGATGCCAGTGTGACAAATGATAACAAGCTGCAATACATTTATGCGATTGCAGACTATAAACTTAATCGGCAGGTATATAGCATTTGTACTTCAAATAGTAGAAGCCTATGTGTTTGTATCTATAATGTCACTTTGTTTCTGCTTTAAATTGCAGATACTTCCATTCTCAAATGCATTTTACAGAGGGTTGACTGAAGTTATATCCCCCTCTTGGTTAAAGTTATTCAATGCAAGTGAATTTAATCAGGTACTATTTgttctttcttttaattttttattttttatttttatttttttattttttaaaaaaaaattttaattttaatatagacaTGAAAATTCTTCATGAGTTTCAGCTTCAAGTTTTACCCAGTTGGGTAACTTAGGTTGCTGTCTGCCATTCCTTTCatacaaatgaaaatttgatATTGAATTCCATTTGTTTCAATACTGTATGGATGTAAATGCAAATTCATTTCTGGCTGTTGCCTTGATGATTTTGGTATTGATAAGTTTTATCCTTTATGTGTAGTTGGAAATCACTATACTAGTACAAAGACAAAATTGAATTGCTACATAACTATACAACCCATGGTTCTTTCTTGATTTTGTGTTAGTTTAATTCTAAGTTTTGTTGAAATATAAAGTTCCTCATTTTCTAGAGTTGAAAAGATGCTAGATCTCAAATTCTCACTAAAAGATTGCAATTTCTATTATTGTTGCAGCATTTCACATGGCATGTTTTGAAaggaatttttgaaaatttataggcaattttatatttttcttcgaCTGATATATGATATTTCAATATCCAGTTGCTTTCAGGGGGAAACCACGATATTGATGTTGATGATTTAAGGAAAAACACGCGGTATACCGGGGGTTATAGTGAAAGTAGTCGAGCAGTGAAACTTTTTTGGGAGGTATTC
This portion of the Ipomoea triloba cultivar NCNSP0323 chromosome 5, ASM357664v1 genome encodes:
- the LOC116019632 gene encoding E3 ubiquitin-protein ligase UPL7 isoform X2, whose amino-acid sequence is MDEPRKHQVSLRGASVKEISRDALLEKVSHQRELRSYIRKSTAAAVFIQRVWRRYSATKLIALQLQNQWEILMDNLAVPLTKIQISGSILRPFIFFMSFLLNRGAKKQKSDKDCMKTCFRVVLESINSTNLDENFCSMAFGNVEERRVWTYQSKKLISLCLLVLAEFDNSRLGGEDIFVTSLALRLAVVLTDLKGWKCIINANIQAANMSIRDLVHFMGSKKSCLYSSVRRYICKLQTPVSSQVTSSGQADDRFLIIASATTLALRPFHVAGLVVNTNCLEEVQNAAEQFCIFLLTIPWFAQKLPAVLIPALRHMSVLSACLRVLLMSREGILKEMSCAVKMTTTHQNRVMPQVGWALANIIYLATMCEKNALDSGKFAPGLDHASYVHVVIALAENLLTWLEKVGWLRKDQEVLDDCHTSAESLDNFLHEAETTAGSLKMSYSDLLKPVCQQGHLMKLVSFNKDTFVKKDDNLPAISMESPRCCELLDVAYYYSCMLRIYSALNTVHGALPVLNMLSFTPGFLSNLWGALEKNLFPGKDYVAESASNQNKVGESNFHEVSAGKQKHFAKDSGSKWVDVIQKITGKSQTESKTANMADGISGSNSIDEHCSDIWDIEPLRKGPDGISKDTNCLLHLFCASYSHLLLVLDDIEFYERQVPFVLEQQRKIASVLNTLVYNALSLNIGAQNRPLMDFAVKCLHLLYERDCRHQFCPPALWLLPGRINRPPIAVAARTHEVLAATTNDVSASLTIDSVITTTPHVFPFEERVEMFREFINMDKVSRRMAGEVVGPGPHSVEIVIRRGHVFEDGFQQINCLGSRLKSNIHVSFVNESGLPEAGLDYGGLSKEFLTEIAKAAFSPECGLFIQTSTSDRLLIPNSAARFLENGFQMIEFLGKIVGKALYEGILLDYSFSHVFVQKLLGRYSFLDELSTLDPVLYRNLMYVKHYEGDVRELSLDFTVTEESLGKRHVIELKPGGKDASVTNDNKLQYIYAIADYKLNRQILPFSNAFYRGLTEVISPSWLKLFNASEFNQLLSGGNHDIDVDDLRKNTRYTGGYSESSRAVKLFWEVFANFEARERCLLLKFVTSCSRAPLLGFKYLQPTFTIHKVPSQRGGREKKLSEKNKKEILVNAPGWVLLVHLMRTRSCFLIIW
- the LOC116019632 gene encoding E3 ubiquitin-protein ligase UPL7 isoform X3 is translated as MDEPRKHQVSLRGASVKEISRDALLEKVSHQRELRSYIRKSTAAAVFIQRVWRRYSATKLIALQLQNQWEILMDNLAVPLTKIQISGSILRPFIFFMSFLLNRGAKKQKSDKDCMKTCFRVVLESINSTNLDENFCSMAFGNVEERRVWTYQSKKLISLCLLVLAEFDNSRLGGEDIFVTSLALRLAVVLTDLKGWKCIINANIQAANMSIRDLVHFMGSKKSCLYSSVRRYICKLQTPVSSQVTSSGQADDRFLIIASATTLALRPFHVAGLVVNTNCLEEVQNAAEQFCIFLLTIPWFAQKLPAVLIPALRHMSVLSACLRVLLMSREGILKEMSCAVKMTTTHQNRVMPQVGWALANIIYLATMCEKNALDSGKFAPGLDHASYVHVVIALAENLLTWLEKVGWLRKDQEVLDDCHTSAESLDNFLHEAETTAGSLKMSYSDLLKPVCQQGHLMKLVSFNKDTFVKKDDNLPAISMESPRCCELLDVAYYYSCMLRIYSALNTVHGALPVLNMLSFTPGFLSNLWGALEKNLFPGKDYVAESASNQNKVGESNFHEVSAGKQKHFAKDSGSKWVDVIQKITGKSQTESKTANMADGISGSNSIDEHCSDIWDIEPLRKGPDGISKDTNCLLHLFCASYSHLLLVLDDIEFYERQVPFVLEQQRKIASVLNTLVYNALSLNIGAQNRPLMDFAVKCLHLLYERDCRHQFCPPALWLLPGRINRPPIAVAARTHEVLAATTNDVSASLTIDSVITTTPHVFPFEERVEMFREFINMDKVSRRMAGEVVGPGPHSVEIVIRRGHVFEDGFQQINCLGSRLKSNIHVSFVNESGLPEAGLDYGGLSKEFLTEIAKAAFSPECGLFIQTSTSDRLLIPNSAARFLENGFQMIEFLGKIVGKALYEGILLDYSFSHVFVQKLLGRYSFLDELSTLDPVLYRNLIIMRVMSESFHWISQLQKNHLERGMLLSLNLEARMPV
- the LOC116019632 gene encoding E3 ubiquitin-protein ligase UPL7 isoform X1, which codes for MDEPRKHQVSLRGASVKEISRDALLEKVSHQRELRSYIRKSTAAAVFIQRVWRRYSATKLIALQLQNQWEILMDNLAVPLTKIQISGSILRPFIFFMSFLLNRGAKKQKSDKDCMKTCFRVVLESINSTNLDENFCSMAFGNVEERRVWTYQSKKLISLCLLVLAEFDNSRLGGEDIFVTSLALRLAVVLTDLKGWKCIINANIQAANMSIRDLVHFMGSKKSCLYSSVRRYICKLQTPVSSQVTSSGQADDRFLIIASATTLALRPFHVAGLVVNTNCLEEVQNAAEQFCIFLLTIPWFAQKLPAVLIPALRHMSVLSACLRVLLMSREGILKEMSCAVKMTTTHQNRVMPQVGWALANIIYLATMCEKNALDSGKFAPGLDHASYVHVVIALAENLLTWLEKVGWLRKDQEVLDDCHTSAESLDNFLHEAETTAGSLKMSYSDLLKPVCQQGHLMKLVSFNKDTFVKKDDNLPAISMESPRCCELLDVAYYYSCMLRIYSALNTVHGALPVLNMLSFTPGFLSNLWGALEKNLFPGKDYVAESASNQNKVGESNFHEVSAGKQKHFAKDSGSKWVDVIQKITGKSQTESKTANMADGISGSNSIDEHCSDIWDIEPLRKGPDGISKDTNCLLHLFCASYSHLLLVLDDIEFYERQVPFVLEQQRKIASVLNTLVYNALSLNIGAQNRPLMDFAVKCLHLLYERDCRHQFCPPALWLLPGRINRPPIAVAARTHEVLAATTNDVSASLTIDSVITTTPHVFPFEERVEMFREFINMDKVSRRMAGEVVGPGPHSVEIVIRRGHVFEDGFQQINCLGSRLKSNIHVSFVNESGLPEAGLDYGGLSKEFLTEIAKAAFSPECGLFIQTSTSDRLLIPNSAARFLENGFQMIEFLGKIVGKALYEGILLDYSFSHVFVQKLLGRYSFLDELSTLDPVLYRNLMYVKHYEGDVRELSLDFTVTEESLGKRHVIELKPGGKDASVTNDNKLQYIYAIADYKLNRQILPFSNAFYRGLTEVISPSWLKLFNASEFNQLLSGGNHDIDVDDLRKNTRYTGGYSESSRAVKLFWEVFANFEARERCLLLKFVTSCSRAPLLGFKYLQPTFTIHKVSCDVPLLAVLGGQDVDRLPSASTCYNTLKLPTYKRSSTLRAKLLYAINSNAGFELS